From Aspergillus fumigatus Af293 chromosome 5, whole genome shotgun sequence, a single genomic window includes:
- a CDS encoding DUF1996 domain-containing protein — protein sequence MARMMRLHVGLVTGLLALSGLTDAFWRLPCRGRTGLARIDPLMDPGKPSSHVHAIHGSGGFSMSASGADLKASSCTSCAVTQDKSAYWIPALYFIHENGDAEIVNQVGGLLAYYLLYGENVTAFPDNFRMIAGDTYLRDFPWPIPDPPKSEWTGKQGSQEALRQKAIGFNCLNYALDPEPSLGRHFLPNKTYLDEHCTDGVRFELMFPSCWNGKDVDSDDHKSHVAYPSLVMDGTCPEGFETRLVSLFYESIWDTYAFKDKEGYFVIANGDPTGFGYHGDFMQGWESGVLQQAVEQCTNPSGQVEDCAVFNIQSEDEQQQCTVDMPPALKHEKVTLTSGGLPNNLAIQWGPAYASDVSASVSSVVSSALSAATEAVASATAQLSLHVSAFGNNLQISKPTSTWTPTPTTSYVESAVTEAVVYVEQEIIVWVDGEKNILGTGTGSLETLSTTTRTTTRVVSTVVTLPTETAVKREEHVHHAHKRHGHGHLHQRS from the exons ATGGCTCGAATGATGAGGCTGCATGTTGGCCTCGTGACCGGTCTACTGGCCTTGTCCGGTCTCACTGACGCCTTCTGGCGTCTTCCCTGCCGTGGACGGACTGGTCTTGCCAGAATTGACCCTCTCATGGATCCTGGCAAGCCTTCGTCCCACGTGCACGCAATTCATGGCTCTGGCG GCTTTTCTATGTCGGCTAGCGGGGCCGACTTGAAGGCATCAAGCTGTACCTCATGCGCCGTTACTCAGGACAAGTCCGCGTATTGGATTCCAGCGCTCTATTTTATTCATGAGAACGGCGATGCTGAAATTGTCAATCAGGTTGGAGGCCTGCTCGC GTATTACCTGCTATACGGAGAGAACGTGACTGCGTTTCCGGACAACTTCCGCATGATAGCTGGCGACACATACCTGCGCGACTTTCCCTGGCCGATCCCTGACCCTCCCAAGTCGGAATGGACAGGCAAGCAAGGATCGCAGGAGGCTCTTCGGCAGAAGGCGATTGGGTTCAACTGCCTGAACTACGCTTTAGATCCCGAACCTTCGCTGGGCCGCCATTTCCTTCCAAACAAGACGTACCTAGACGAACACTGCACCGACGGTGTCCGGTTCGAGTTGATGTTCCCTTCGTGCTGGAACGGCAAGGATGTCGACTCGGATGATCACAAGTCACACGTGGCCTATCCCTCGCTGGTTATGGACGGGACATGCCCTGAGGGCTTCGAGACACGCCTCGTTTCTCTCTTCTACGAGAGCATCTGGGATACATATGCAttcaaggacaaggaaggCTACTTTGTTATCGCCAACGGCGACCCTACAGGATTCGGTTACCATGGTGATTTCATGCAGGGCTGGGAGTCGGGGGTCCTGCAACAGGCAGTGGAGCAGTGCACCAATCCTTCGGGTCAGGTTGAGGACTGTGCTGTTTTCAATATTCAAAGCGAGGACGAGCAACAACAGTGCACGGTCGATATGCCGCCCGCCTTGAAGCACGAAAAGGTGACCTTGACTAGCGGCGGTCTTCCCAACAACCTCGCAATCCAGTGGGGGCCCGCCTATGCCAGCGATGTTTCCGCTTCCGTCAGCTCCGTGGTGTCCAGCGCCCTCAGTGCAGCCACTGAGGCGGTTGCCTCGGCCACTGCGCAATTGTCTCTCCATGTCAGCGCCTTTGGGAACAACCTGCAAATCAGCAAGCCAACCTCGACCTGGACCCCGactccaaccacatcctATGTTGAAAGTGCCGTCACTGAAGCGGTTGTCTATGTCGAGCAGGAGATTATCGTCTGGGTGGACGGCGAGAAAAACATCCTTGGGACTGGTACTGGTAGCCTAGAGACGTTGTCAACCACCACCCGCACCACCACCCGGGTCGTCTCGACTGTTGTCACTCTTCCCACGGAAACAGCAGtgaagagagaagagcaTGTTCACCATGCCCACAAGCGCCATGGCCACGGCCACCTTCATCAAAGGAGCTAG
- a CDS encoding LCCL domain-containing protein, translated as MIGEGPEDGSRVYISPVLDSENRTADPDTSDDCLLPRDEEGGATYVPVWLRESSKSFRWGWVPLPIRKVGRATTDWVKGPTPLHSLLLKPLFPHIQELPVRYLNRLFPKRKHKISLLLLLYIAWFTPWAIVLLHSRSAGYIEGYGRPQTLSCSTTFWEHGNGCGLNGNDCRPFSASTVAFRCPANCHDVKLLQPHTVGNQTYSYRGLVVGGPQPGSSEPGVYRADSFVCQAAIHSGVITNTVGGCGVMKLEGAAHSFPGSKQNGIQSVSFPSTFPKAFSFIDLASSQATCPPDPRWTLLGITIAALAILWLFSTSPSVLFFTTFFMLFCQVGLVSDPPSIPQFADLVSTLIARLLPASFVVYVLYKYCARPLLTPLSLPKFQLTKMFLYLPPAFIGALNNYTFARLIPLERLTPHDIQRQPGAKLALALVIPTVVTVILSQAWQIRQGGLMPHYLKVYCTMGLILLILLPLPGLRLRIHHYILAILLMPGTGIPTRPSLIYQGLLLGLFINGVARWGFASIIETPAALGELPGFDGAKGWWGATYPNITDASVVISLPDAGSHGYRGNGNITFELWERERMAQLDVDGISVLVNDVERWRGYLDEDKRGEFTWHRHGHNGLELFHGPTIESDPDSRVGVTDVKDDDKPEDLFFRFAFLRGAEAGEYGPAGVWLEDGSWLPPATPKA; from the exons ATGATTGGTGAAGGTCCGGAGGATGGCTCCCGAGTCTATATCTCACCAGTTCTCGACTCCGAGAATCGTACCGCTGATCCCGATACTTCCGACGACTGTTTGCTCCCTCGAGATGAAGAGGGCGGTGCCACTTATGTCCCCGTCTGGTTACGTGAATCCTCCAAGTCGTTTCGCTGGGGCTGGGTACCTCTACCTATTCGGAAGGTTGGACGCGCTACTACGGATTGGGTGAAGGGCCCGACTCCTCTACATTCGCTGCTGCTCAAACCGCTATTCCCGCACATCCAAGAGCTTCCGGTTCGGTATCTGAACCGATTGTTCCCTAAGCGGAAACACAAAATCTCTTTACTTCTACTCTTGTACATCGCTTGGTTTACTCCTTGGGCCATTGTTCTGCTCCATTCTCGTTCGGCTGGCTACATCGAGGGATATGGACGACCGCAAACCCTTTCGTGTTCGACGACTTTTTG GGAACATGGAAATGGATGCGGTCTCAACGGAAACGATTGTCGTCCCTTTTCTGCCTCGACAGTTGCTTTCCGTTGCCCGGCAAACTGTCACGACGTCAAATTGTTGCAACCTCACACCGTTGGCAACCAAACTTACAGCTACCGAGGACTAGTCGTCGGAGGACCACAACCAGGTTCGTCCGAGCCCGGTGTGTACCGAGCCGACAGTTTCGTGTGCCAGGCCGCTATCCATTCTGGGGTCATCACGAACACTGTTGGCGGCTGCGGTGTTATGAAGCTAGAAGGAGCGGCACACTCGTTCCCCGGTTCGAAACAGAATGGTATTCAGTCTGTAAGCTTTCCGTCGACTTTCCCAAAGGCCTTCAGCTTCATCGACCTGGCTTCGTCCCAAGCTACTTGCCCTCCAGATCCGAGATGGACTCTTCTGGGCATAACCATCGCCGCCCTCGCAATTCTGTGGCTCTTCTCGACGTCGCCGTCGGTCCTGTTCTTCACCACCTTTTTCATGCTCTTTTGTCAAGTGGGACTGGTGTCTGATCCCCCCTCAATCCCGCAGTTCGCTGATCTTGTGTCCACTTTAATTGCGCGATTACTACCAGCATCCTTTGTAGTCTACGTGCTGTACAAGTATTGCGCGCGTCCTCTCCTGACGCCGCTTTCTTTGCCCAAGTTCCAGCTGACCAAGATGTTCTTGTACCTGCCGCCCGCTTTCATCGGCGCGTTGAACAATTACACTTTTGCGAGACTGATTCCGCTGGAGCGTCTGACTCCTCATGATATTCAGCGGCAACCGGGAGCGAAGTTGGCGTTGGCCTTGGTGATTCCGACCGTCGTCACAGTTATCCTCAGTCAGGCCTGGCAAATCCGCCAGGGTGGTTTGATGCCGCATTATCTCAAGGTGTATTGCACCATGGGTCTCATTCTTCTGATTTTGCTTCCACTACCCGGGCTTCGCCTGCGAATTCACCATTACATTCTTGCCATCCTGTTGATGCCAGGAACGGGAATTCCCACGCGACCGTCGTTGATATACCAAGGGCTGCTACTCGGGCTATTCATCAACGGTGTGGCGCGCTGGGGCTTCGCATCCATAATTGAGACCCCGGCAGCCCTAGGAGAGCTACCGGGCTTTGACGGAGCCAAGGGTTGGTGGGGGGCCACATATCCCAACATCACCGATGCATCTGTCGTCATTTCGCTTCCTGATGCAGGCTCTCACGGGTATCGTGGCAATGGTAATATCACTTTCGAGCTATGGGAGAGAGAACGCATGGCCCAGCTCGATGTTGATGGAATCAGTGTTTTGGTCAATGATGTGGAACGCTGGCGAGGGTACTTGGACGAGGATAAGCGCGGAGAATTCACCTGGCACCGACATGGACACAACGGACTTGAACTGTTCCACGGTCCTACCATTGAAAGTGATCCGGACTCCCGTGTGGGTGTCACCGATGTGAAAGATGATGACAAACCCGAGgatctcttcttccgcttcgcCTTCCTTCGAGGAGCCGAAGCGGGCGAGTACGGGCCAGCAGGGGTCTGGCTTGAAGACGGGTCGTGGCTCCCGCCAGCGACCCCGAAGGCTTAG
- a CDS encoding putative aromatic amino acid aminotransferase has translation MARLKQMELSAPFDLSHHFSSTTVRRESSNLKRLYKYYVIPGMGNLSGGMPHASCFPYDTLEAAVAHPQRFDPSPDNGKSAPEKDTDSPARVVVPKESKTIDLEKKIDITTALQYGTAEGLPPMASFVRDFTRKHLHPNVPYAGGPETLLSCGATDGFNKVIETFTNAWNPDEDPIRQREGILCEEFVYMNAIQTARPRGLNIAAVTMDAQGILAYGKGGLAEVLGNWDCTKGRRPHLLYTITIGQNPTGGTMSIHRRKEIYALCQRYDVIIVEDDPYWNLQYPSAQRLAARYRNTPIDESLTTQNGNAHGNSSGYPFLDSLVPSFMSLDTDGRVIRLDTFSKTIAPGCRLGWITAQPAVIERITRLTETSTQFPSGFVQAMVAGMILGQQADEDVRGPKSKGKSGWKMDGWVRWLEGLRGSYERRMQAMCITLEEGKYVIKGDGSEPSESSEESGWEVIDKVQMYDFTWPMGGMFAWIKVIFNTHPLYDKYSLETLSKALWVHMTQEPFLCLMVPGDLFAPSQKAMDQAWQYFRLCFAPMPEKDVAVITNRLVEGFRAFWQRKDLDGLDDTEELLQKFRNLQVEGMGNMMGIGC, from the exons ATGGCTCGGTTGAAGCAAATGGAGCTGTCCGCTCCATTTGACTTGTCGCATCACTTCTCCTCTACTACAGTTCGGCGTGAGTCGAGTAATCTCAAGAGATTATACAAGTACTATGTCATTCCGGGCATGGGAAACCTTTCTGGCG GCATGCCTCACGCTTCTTGTTTCCCGTATGATACACTAGAAGCTGCCGTTGCTCATCCTCAGCGTTTCGACCCTAGCCCGGACAACGGCAAATCGGCGCCGGAGAAGGACACAGATTCACCAGCCCGCGTAGTTGTTCCGAAAGAGAGCAAAACGATCGATTTGGAAAAGAAAATCGACATCACCACTGCCCTGCAGTACGGCACCGCTGAGGGATTGCCTCCCATGGCATCATTCGTTCGGGATTTCACAAGGAAGCATCTCCACCCCAATGTGCCGTATGCAGGAGGTCCAGAAACTCTGCTCAGCTGCGGTGCGACCGATGGATTCAACAAAGTTATCGAAACTTTCACAAACGCCTGGAATCCAGATGAGGATCCGATTCGACAGCGCGAGGGCATCCTCTGCGAGGAGTTTGTTTACATGAATGCCATACAAACAGCTCGTCCTCGTGGTCTCAACATAGCCGCGGTCACTATGGATGCCCAAGGTATACTGGCATACGGCAAAGGTGGTCTTGCTGAGGTTCTCGGAAACTGGGATTGCACCAAAGGACGTCGTCCTCATTTGTTGTATACCATCAC GATTGGTCAAAATCCCACGGGAGGCACCATGTCAATCCATCGAAGGAAAGAGATCTACGCTCTATGCCAGCGGTACGACGTTATCATTGTCGAAGATGATCCGTATTGGAATTTGCAGTATCCATCTGCTCAAAGATTGGCGGCTCGTTACCGTAACACACCCATTGACGAGTCACTTACCACGCAAAATGGTAATGCTCATGGAAATTCGTCCGGGTACCCATTTCTAGACTCTCTTGTACCATCCTTTATGTCTCTAGATACGGATGGACGAGTCATTCGATTGGACACATTTTCCAAGACCATTGCGCCCGGTTGCCGCCTGGGCTGGATTACTGCGCAGCCTGCCGTCATCGAGAGGATCACCCGCCTTACTGAGACTTCGACACAATTTCCATCCGGTTTCGTCCAGGCCATGGTGGCGGGGATGATCCTAGGTCAACAGGCTGATGAAGATGTCAGAGGCCCCAAAAGCAAAGGTAAATCAggctggaagatggatggCTGGGTTCGCTGGCTTGAGGGTCTTCGAGGATCGTACGAGCGGCGCATGCAGGCCATGTGCATcactcttgaagaaggcaagTATGTCATCAAAGGCGATGGATCGGAGCCCTCCGAGTCGAGCGAGGAAAGTGGCTGGGAGGTGATTGACAAAGTCCAAATGTATGACTTCACTTGGCCCATGGGGGGGATGTTTGCCTGGATTAAGGTAATCTTCAATACCCATCCTCTGTATGACAAATATTCGCTTGAAACGCTGTCCAAGGCACTGTGGGTGCATATGACACAGGAGCCGTTTTTGTGTCTTATGGTTCCGGGCGACTTGTTTGCGCCCTCACAGAAGGCCATGGATCAAGCCTGGCAGTACTTTCGATTATGTTTTGCCCCGATGCCTGAAAAGGATGTGGCGGTGATTACCAACAGACTGGTGGAGGGTTTTCGCGCATTCTGGCAAAGGAAGGATCTGGATGGCTTGGATGATACTGAGGAATTATTGCAGAAGTTCAGAAATCTGCAGGTAGAAGGCATGGGAAATATGATGGGAATTGGTTGTTGA
- a CDS encoding IMPACT family protein, which translates to MTSVINSLSNTDLAEEIEAINAIYEPDTVTVHFSATSASAATANSTLNLGSSGPGDSLNTTVKLQIPDHPNLSFLLGFHASYPDTPPKILGTASTGARGEGKIAVDVLEDIVGRTYQPGAVCLFDVINEAVEAFRELSLGGHNSSSNTNQDSEKRGAEAETRATPARVAADIATLSLQDAFGLDSPPEWVLSDVVTEKKSVFVGRAAHVTSLEQAQGYLDHLLATDKKVAAATHNISAWRIRQQKQANGKGESAEMIVQDCDDDGETAAGGRLLHLMQLMDVWDVVVVVSRWYGGILLGPDRFRIINAVGRDALIKGGFVKESTGAAEKGRKKGKR; encoded by the coding sequence ATGACATCAGTTATTAATTCACTTTCGAATACTGACCTCGCCGAAGAGATCGAGGCTATCAATGCAATTTACGAACCCGACACCGTCACTGTCCACTtctcagcaacatcagcgtcagcagccacagccaATTCAACACTAAACTTGGGCAGCTCCGGACCCGGCGACTCATTGAACACTACGGTTAAACTGCAAATCCCCGATCATCCCAATCTATCCTTCCTCCTTGGTTTCCATGCGTCATACCCAGATACCCCTCCGAAAATTCTTGGGACGGCGTCGACCGGTGCACGCGGTGAGGGAAAGATAGCTGTGGATGTACTGGAGGATATTGTAGGGAGAACATACCAGCCCGGCGCTGTTTGCCTGTTCGATGTCATCAATGAGGCGGTCGAGGCGTTCCGAGAGCTCAGTTTGGGCGGccacaacagcagcagcaacacgAACCAGGACAGCGAGAAGAGGGGAGCGGAAGCAGAGACAAGGGCAACCCCTGCGCGGGTCGCAGCGGACATCGCTACCCTCTCACTGCAAGACGCATTTGGGCTGGACAGTCCTCCCGAATGGGTGCTGTCGGATGTGGTAACGGAGAAGAAATCGGTGTTTGTGGGTCGGGCGGCGCATGTTACCAGTCTGGAACAGGCTCAGGGGTATCTGGACCATCTCCTGGCCACGGATAAGaaggttgctgctgcgacGCATAATATCAGCGCTTGGCGTATTAGACAGCAGAAACAGGCCAACGGAAAGGGCGAGTCTGCAGAGATGATTGTGCAGGACTGCGATGATGACGGGGAGACGGCCGCTGGTGGGCGATTGCTCCATCTCATGCAATTAATGGATGTGTGGGATGTGGTTGTCGTAGTATCGCGATGGTACGGTGGGATTCTCCTGGGGCCGGACCGGTTTCggatcatcaacgccgtCGGTCGGGATGCGTTGATCAAGGGTGGTTTCGTCAAGGAGTCTACAGGGGCTGCTGAAAAGGGTCgaaagaaagggaagagatgA
- a CDS encoding lytic polysaccharide monooxygenase AA11 family protein, translated as MMFSKSGLVAVAMLGASAVEAHMKMRQPTPYSDSSLNNSPLAADGSDFPCKLRDNAFVPPSQETIAQIGEVMPLTFTGSATHGGGSCQVSLTTDLKPSKDSKWMVIKSIEGGCPANVDGNMSGGADVPDPFEFNYTIPAGIEPGKYTLAWTWFNRIGNREMYMNCAPITVTAGSSKRDAAPVAEKVEVEKRSANFPAMFVANINGCTTKEGVDIRFPDPGDVVEYDGNPSNLQPAGEAACSGTPAWTVSGGSGSPSTPSTSSSTPAGTSAGVSVSVGATVGATPTAEPESSSSEPAESEGAPGVFAPTSATVFPSTPTASAAPTSSSSGAGSESDSSSSSNGALTGPCSTEGLWNCIDGSSFQRCANGQWTTAQQMAAGTECTVGQNAQFTISATAVKPRMINAMRHRKRAHGGHRHA; from the coding sequence ATGATGTTCTCCAAATCTGGTCTCGTGGCTGTTGCCATGCTCGGTGCCTCTGCAGTCGAAGCTCATATGAAGATGAGGCAACCCACTCCCTACAGCGACTCGAGTCTCAACAATTCCCCTCTCGCTGCTGACGGAAGTGACTTCCCGTGCAAGCTCCGGGACAACGCCTTCGTGCCTCCTTCGCAGGAGACCATCGCTCAGATCGGTGAGGTTATGCCTTTGACCTTCACCGGCAGCGCCACGCACGGCGGTGGTTCTTGCCAGGTCAGTTTGACCACCGACCTCAAGCCTTCCAAGGACTCCAAGTGGATGGTTATCAAGTCTATTGAAGGTGGATGTCCCGCCAACGTGGACGGCAATATGTCGGGTGGTGCTGACGTCCCGGATCCGTTCGAATTCAACTACACCATCCCTGCTGGCATTGAGCCTGGCAAATATACTCTGGCTTGGACCTGGTTCAACCGCATCGGCAATCGTGAAATGTACATGAACTGTGCTCCCATCACGGTCACCGCCGGCTCCAGCAAGCGTGATGCAGCCCCTGTCGCTGAGAAAGTCGAGGTTGAGAAGCGCTCCGCCAACTTCCCCGCCATGTTCGTCGCCAACATCAACGGTTGCACTACCAAAGAGGGCGTTGACATTCGCTTCCCCGACCCGGGAGATGTTGTCGAATACGACGGAAACCCGAGCAACCTCCAGCCCGCTGGTGAAGCTGCATGCTCTGGTACTCCCGCGTGGACCGTCAGCGGCGGCTCTGGCTCTCCGTCCACCCCttcaacctcttcttccacccCTGCTGGTACCAGTGCCGGCGTCAGCGTCAGCGTCGGCGCAACTGTCGGTGCTACTCCCACCGCTGAGCCTGaatccagcagcagcgagccTGCCGAGTCTGAAGGTGCTCCCGGAGTCTTCGCTCCCACTTCGGCTACTGTCTTCCCTTCGACGCCTACGGCGTCCGCAGCACCcacgtcttcctcttccggtGCTGGCTCCGAGTCcgattcctcttcctcaagcAACGGAGCTTTAACTGGCCCTTGCAGCACCGAGGGTCTCTGGAACTGCATCGATGGCTCTTCCTTCCAGCGCTGCGCCAATGGTCAATGGACCACGGCCCAGCAGATGGCGGCTGGTACTGAGTGCACTGTCGGCCAGAACGCGCAATTCACCATCTCAGCCACAGCTGTGAAGCCTCGCATGATCAACGCCATGCGCCACAGGAAGCGCGCTCACGGTGGCCACCGCCACGCTTAA
- a CDS encoding 60S ribosomal protein uL4 — MASRPTVTIATADGKPSGATLPLPAVFTAPIRPDIVQQVHTGMAKNKRQPYAVSEKAGEQTSAESWGTGRAVARIPRVSGGGTHRAGQAAFGNQCRSGRMFAPTKVWRKWHQKVNLGQKRFATASALAASSVPSLLFARGHRIANVPEVPLVVESKTFENAAITKTKAAIALLKALGAGADLVKVQKSKKMRAGKGKLRNRRFRQRRGPLVVYNPEVDGKELVRAFRNIPGVETSSVFSLNLLQLAPGGHLGRFIVWTSAAFEALDQVYGSTTTPAALKKDYVLPQNLVANADLARLINSSEIQSVLRAPKGEARTKRAVVQKKNPLRNKQVMLRLNPYAAAFSKEKLGQKPVESKEKPARPAQEFINTLREE; from the exons ATGGCGTCCCGCCCTACCGTCACTATCGCCACGGCTGATGGCAAGCCCAGCGGGGCTACTCTGCCCTTGCCTGCTGTCTTCACTGCGCCCATCCGTCCTGATATTGTTCA GCAGGTTCACACCGGTAtggcgaagaacaagagacAGCCTTATGCCGTGAGCGAGAAGGCTGGTGAACAGACTTCCGCCGAGTCCTGGGGTACCG GTCGTGCCGTCGCTCGTATCCCCCGTGTCTCTGGTGGTGGTACTCACCGTGCTGGTCAGGCTGCGTTCGGTAACCAGTGCCGTTCCGGTCGTATGTTCGCTCCCACCAAGGTCTGGAGAAAGTGGCACCAGAAGGTCAACCTGGGACAGAA GCGCTTCGCTACCGCCTCCGCCCTTGCTGCTTCTTCCGTTCCTTCTCTCCTGTTTGCTCGCGGTCACCGCATTGCCAACGTTCCTGAGGTTCCTCTAGTCGTTGAGTCCAAGACCTTCGAGAATGCCGCCATTaccaagaccaaggccgCCATTGCCCTGCTCAAGGCTCTCGGTGCCGGCGCCGACCTCGTCAAGGTCCAGAAGTCCAAGAAGATGCGCGCCGGTAAGGGTAAGCTGAGGAACCGCCGCTTCCGCCAGCGCCGTGGTCCCCTCGTCGTTTACAACCCCGAGGTTGACGGCAAGGAGCTTGTCCGTGCTTTTCGCAACATTCCCGGTGTTGAGACCTCTTCCGTCTTCTCCctgaacctcctccagctcgcCCCCGGTGGCCACCTCGGTCGCTTCATCGTCTGGACCTCCGCCGCCTTCGAGGCCCTTGACCAGGTCTACGgcagcaccaccacccccGCTGCTCTCAAGAAGGACTACGTCCTGCCCCAGAACCTCGTTGCCAACGCCGATCTGGCCCGCCTGATCAACTCCTCTGAAATCCAGTCCGTGCTGCGCGCTCCCAAGGGCGAGGCTCGCACCAAGCGTGCCGttgtgcagaagaagaaccctCTGCGCAACAAGCAGGTCATGCTCCGCCTCAACCCTTACGCCGCTGCTTTCTccaaggagaagctgggccaGAAGCCTGTTGAGTCTAAGGAGAAGCCTGCTCGTCCCGCCCAGGAGTTCATTAACACCCTCCGCGAGGAGTAA